Sequence from the Thermocoleostomius sinensis A174 genome:
TCATTCCTGGGCAGCTTTGGCGACCTTTGCCTCTGTGGTAGGTACAGCTTGCGTATATTTATATACAGCTTCTCCTGTTTACGAAGCATCTGGGCGACTGATGCTAGATGAACGGCGCACTAGCGTCTCTGAGTTGGGTCGCGCGTTATCAGAAATTCCTGAAGGCTCGCAAGGTTCTAATCCGATCGCCACACAGGCGGAGTTGGTGAAGTCGCAGCGGGTATTACGTCGAGCTATAGACCAAGTGTTTCCAGAGGGGACAAGCCCCCTCGATCAACCAGTTGTCACTCCTGAACAGCTAAGCCAGGACTTGCAAATCAAAATTGTGCCGGCTACCAATATTCTGGAATTAAGTTATCGTCATTCCGATCCTCAGGTGGCAGCGGATCTTTTAAATGCGATCGCAGATGCCATGATTCAGGAAAACGTTGAGTCAATCCGACGGGAAGCGTCGTCGGTGCGCAAATTTTTGGAAGATCGCGTTCCTCAACAACAAGCTCGCTTAGAACAAGCAGAAGCGATCGAAAGTCAGTACCGTCAGTCCAGCGGGGTTGTCTCGTTTGAAGCGCAAACTAGCCGATTGGTAGAAAGCTTAGCCGAAATTGAGAATGAAGAACGAACCGTCATGGCAGACTTACGGCAAGCGCAAACGCGAGATGCCTTGTTACAACAAGTGACAGGGTTGACGGCTTTGCGGAGTGCTTATACCGCTGTGCGAGTTGGACAAGATGAAGGGCTGCGCAACCTCAGAACGCAATTGTCCGAGTTGGAAGCGAAGGTGATTGAACATCGATCGCGCTTGGGCGAACGCCATCCCGATTTGCTGGCCGCCATAGAACAACGAGACGAAATGCGAGCCTATTATGCTCAACAACTGGCGCGGCTGGTACCCAGCGGCGAATCCGTTCCAGCTAGTGCAGAAGCCGCAGACGATGTTAGTAAAGATTTAATTTCACAGTACATTGTGGGCGAAGTTGAGCGCACGGCATTGGAAGATCGGCTGAGGGTTGTAAAAACTGAACGGCAAGGTCTACAATCACGGATTTCAGAACTACCGATTAAACAACAGCAGTTATCGGCGTTGGTGCGGCAACGAGAAGAAGCTGAAGCCACGCTCAAACTTTTGCAAAGCAAATTGGAGGAAGCCCGGATTGCCGAAGCTCAATTGGTCAGCAATGTACAAGCGCTAGATTTAGCAGAAATTCCGGATTCTCCGGCTGTGCCGAATCCACCTGTGGTATTTGTGTTGGCAATTGTGGCAGGAACACTGCTGTCGGCTGGGGTTGTAGCGCTGCTAGAAGCAATGGATGATGTGGTGCGCAGTGCACCCGAAGTGGAAGCCGCCATTCAACTTCCGGTGTTAAGCGACTTGCCCAAGCTAGAGCCGATCGCCACCTCTCCCTATGAACTAGAGCATTTCCTCAACGACGCCAACCTTGTTGAACCCTATCGCTTGTTGTTGAAGACGCTGGAATTTCGCAAAGATAATCAACTGAACGTAATTTTGGTGAGCAGTGCGATGGCAGGAGAGGGCAAATCGGATTTAGCCGCTCGGTTGGCGGCGGTGGCTGCTATGTTTGCTCGTCGCACCCTGTTAATTGATGCTGACTTACGGCAACCCATTCAACACGGACTGTTTAATGTGCCTGCTCGACCCGGGCTAACCGATGTCATTGAAGGGCGCAAAACGTTGTCAGAAGCAGTGCAGACAACGGAATTTGGCAATTTGTCGCTGTTGCCTCATGGCGCTTGGTTGGCTCGCCCGTCGGTAATTGTGGAAGCACCCACTATGAAAACGCTGATCAGTGATGCGGCTGCTCGCTACGATTTAGTAATCATTGATACATCTCCAATCAGCCTGTGTGTGGACGCCGTCACGTTGAGTCATCTAACCGATGGCTTGTTGTTTGTCGCTCGGCCAGACCATACTGCTAAAACTGCGATGATGCGCGCCATTACCGAGTTAAAAGGTAGCGGCACCTCGATCTTGGGAGTTGTTCTCAACCGTACCACTGATATGACGCGCCCACCTGATAGCTCTTTGATTGAGCAACTTCAGCCAGCGATCGACTCACTCCACTCTCTGAGGCAACCGTCTGTCAATAACTGATCGGTTTCTCTATCTTTACGCTTTCCTGAATCGATACAAAATTTCTGTTATTACAGCGCCCATCTACTATCCTCTACTCTTCGATTTTTTATCATCAGGAATTACCTATGAGACTATCAGTTTTCTCACCATCAATTGCGATCGCTATCCTTTCTGTCTTTGGAGTTGGAACAGCGACCGTGGCACAATCGATCTCGCCCACTGAGCAGAGAGCCGAGCCGATCCCTGAGCAAACAGTTCCAGCAATGTCTGTGAACTCCGCGTTGAGCGACGTCTCATGGAGCGATCCGTCCTCAACCCCCCTCAAGGCTGGCGATCGATTACAAGTCACCGTTGTGGGATTTCCCGAACTCTCTGGAGAACAACTTGTTACTTCAAACGGTGGAATTCAGTTACCTATGGCCGGTTTAATTCAGGTATCTGGATTAACGCCGCCGCAAGCCGTGGCCAAAATTACCGATGCTCTTCTGCCCTATGTCCGCTATCCGCAGGTGGGGTTGTCAGTTGTTGCCTTCAGCCCTATCCGAGTTAGCATTACCGGGGAAGTGCGTCATCCTGGACCGCGCGTCATGTCCGCTGCGACTGCTTCTACTCAGGCAACGAGTCCCATCCCAACCAGCAGTGCCATGACGTTGAGCGAGGCGCTGACGTTAGCCGGCGGTATCACCCCCAATGCAGATGTGCAGAACATTCTCATTCGTCGTACTGTTCATCATCATGATGATTCTGGTAGTTCCAACCCTCCTGCTGTTGCTCGAACAGAAATTCCAGTGGATTTATGGCAGGCAATTCAGACAGGGGATCTGTCCGCTGATCCACGTTTGCAAGATGGAGATGAAATCATCGTGCCGACGATTCAAGTTGCGCACAGTTATCAACGGCAATTGCTAGCCTCGACCATCGCTCCGGCTCAAATTACGGTACAGGTTGCGGGAGAGGTGCTAAATCCCGGACAAATTCAAGTCGATCCGCGATCGGGGGTCAGCGAAGCAGTCGCGGCGGCAGGTGGCCCTACCGATGATGCCAACACACGATCGATTGAACTATTGCGCATGGTAGATGGTCGATTAGAGCGCCAAACCTATGATTTTGGCGATGCGTCTAGCCCGTTACTGGATGGCGATGTCATTGTAGTTTCCAAATCTAATTCCAGTAGCCTTCTTGATTCGTTAGGACGAATTATTCCATTACTTAATCCATTCCTATTCTTGTTCTAGCGCTGGGTTTAACAAACTTTGTGTAAGGGCTACTAATTGTGTTTATTCATCAACAAAATCGTTCCATATATTTACCGATTGCTATTGTCACCGGGGCAATCGGACTAGGAGCCGTCGTTGGATTACTCGCTGGGGCCAAACCCTTGTATTTAGGCATCTTACTCGTTGCTGCTCTGGTCTTTCTGCTGTTTTTTCTGCGATTTGAGCAAACAGTCTTAGGATTGCTAATTTTACGCAGCGCGATCGACAGTTTTGTGGGGCTACAGTTGCCGTCTGTTTTTGCCGTTGGCTTAAATTTGCTCATCATCGTTTATGTACTTATGGCTTTGGCAACCGATCGATCTGTGCGTACCGATCGATTTTGGTGGTTTTTTGCAGGTTGGTGGCTGATACAAGGCTTGTGGCTGGTGCTGCTGGCAATGGGCGCATTGGGACACTCTGCCTCGCTGATGTCAGACAGCATTCGCGAGTGGGTGCGGCTGTTTTCTTGGGTCATGGTGTATCTGCTGATTCTGCAACTGCGCGGTCGCGTTGCGCCTCAAACCATTATCTCTGCGCTGTTTCTATCGTTAATTATCCCGATTGCGGTGGCGGTGCTGCAAATGGTGGCTCCTTCAGTGCTGCCGAATGAACTATCTCCGGTGATGGGATTAGATCCAGGTGCGGCCCTACCCGATGAAGGCGTGCGAATTCGCGGCACGATCGGTCATGCCAATAGCTTTACCACGTATCTCCTCTTGTTTATCGCCTTGACGCTATGGAAAATGGAACACTCTAAACAACGCTGGCTGTGGTTGCCGCTGCTAGGGACATTGATCGTTTGCCTTGTTGCAGCTAAAGCGCTATTCGGCGTGGTGATGCTAGGTGTGTTCATGCTGGTGTTAATGGCTCCCCGGCTAAACGGGCTGAACTTGATTGGTGGCGCAATTTTATTCACGCTGGTGATTGCCTTGTTTGCCAGCAGCGAATTTGGTAGACAACGACTCGGTTCGATCGCCAATACCCCGCTACTAAATCCAGACATCGACATTTCTCGCGCAATTTTATTGTCTAACTCAGATTACAACAGTTTCAATTGGCGAATTTCTCAATGGTATACATTGCTGAATGCCTGGAAGCAGTATCCAATTTTTGGCTATGGACTGGGATTAAGTATTCACACTTCAGGTAATAACTTGCTTCCTCACAATGATTACATTCGATCGTTAGTAGAGGGAGGCGTTGTTGGATTTAGCGCGTTTATAGGCTTATTGGGGATGCAAGCCATGCGCTTGTTGCGCCTACGACAACGGTTGCAACCCGGACCTCAGCGCAATTTTTGCTGGACACTTTTTGCGATGTTTGTGGCAATGTGTGTAGGCATGATAACTGAAAATATCTGGAGTCACACTTTGCTGTTTTTCTATTGGTGGACACTCTGGGTTGCGGCTAGTTGGGACTGGGAACAGCCCACATCCCAGCCTGTATCTGTACCAGAAACGTAATAACTCTGAAAAGAATAACCATCGTTGCAGCCGTTCATGTGCCTAACTGCTATCAATTT
This genomic interval carries:
- a CDS encoding GumC family protein is translated as MSKISSLPLILKRHSWAALATFASVVGTACVYLYTASPVYEASGRLMLDERRTSVSELGRALSEIPEGSQGSNPIATQAELVKSQRVLRRAIDQVFPEGTSPLDQPVVTPEQLSQDLQIKIVPATNILELSYRHSDPQVAADLLNAIADAMIQENVESIRREASSVRKFLEDRVPQQQARLEQAEAIESQYRQSSGVVSFEAQTSRLVESLAEIENEERTVMADLRQAQTRDALLQQVTGLTALRSAYTAVRVGQDEGLRNLRTQLSELEAKVIEHRSRLGERHPDLLAAIEQRDEMRAYYAQQLARLVPSGESVPASAEAADDVSKDLISQYIVGEVERTALEDRLRVVKTERQGLQSRISELPIKQQQLSALVRQREEAEATLKLLQSKLEEARIAEAQLVSNVQALDLAEIPDSPAVPNPPVVFVLAIVAGTLLSAGVVALLEAMDDVVRSAPEVEAAIQLPVLSDLPKLEPIATSPYELEHFLNDANLVEPYRLLLKTLEFRKDNQLNVILVSSAMAGEGKSDLAARLAAVAAMFARRTLLIDADLRQPIQHGLFNVPARPGLTDVIEGRKTLSEAVQTTEFGNLSLLPHGAWLARPSVIVEAPTMKTLISDAAARYDLVIIDTSPISLCVDAVTLSHLTDGLLFVARPDHTAKTAMMRAITELKGSGTSILGVVLNRTTDMTRPPDSSLIEQLQPAIDSLHSLRQPSVNN
- a CDS encoding SLBB domain-containing protein, yielding MRLSVFSPSIAIAILSVFGVGTATVAQSISPTEQRAEPIPEQTVPAMSVNSALSDVSWSDPSSTPLKAGDRLQVTVVGFPELSGEQLVTSNGGIQLPMAGLIQVSGLTPPQAVAKITDALLPYVRYPQVGLSVVAFSPIRVSITGEVRHPGPRVMSAATASTQATSPIPTSSAMTLSEALTLAGGITPNADVQNILIRRTVHHHDDSGSSNPPAVARTEIPVDLWQAIQTGDLSADPRLQDGDEIIVPTIQVAHSYQRQLLASTIAPAQITVQVAGEVLNPGQIQVDPRSGVSEAVAAAGGPTDDANTRSIELLRMVDGRLERQTYDFGDASSPLLDGDVIVVSKSNSSSLLDSLGRIIPLLNPFLFLF
- a CDS encoding O-antigen ligase family protein, which produces MFIHQQNRSIYLPIAIVTGAIGLGAVVGLLAGAKPLYLGILLVAALVFLLFFLRFEQTVLGLLILRSAIDSFVGLQLPSVFAVGLNLLIIVYVLMALATDRSVRTDRFWWFFAGWWLIQGLWLVLLAMGALGHSASLMSDSIREWVRLFSWVMVYLLILQLRGRVAPQTIISALFLSLIIPIAVAVLQMVAPSVLPNELSPVMGLDPGAALPDEGVRIRGTIGHANSFTTYLLLFIALTLWKMEHSKQRWLWLPLLGTLIVCLVAAKALFGVVMLGVFMLVLMAPRLNGLNLIGGAILFTLVIALFASSEFGRQRLGSIANTPLLNPDIDISRAILLSNSDYNSFNWRISQWYTLLNAWKQYPIFGYGLGLSIHTSGNNLLPHNDYIRSLVEGGVVGFSAFIGLLGMQAMRLLRLRQRLQPGPQRNFCWTLFAMFVAMCVGMITENIWSHTLLFFYWWTLWVAASWDWEQPTSQPVSVPET